GTATGTGTGCTCGACACTTCCGTCTAAACATATACACAATACACGAGATTacccaaaacacaaaaataccAAAACATAAACCCTAAACTCTATTAGAGATTTGAGCAGTTCTTGAGCAGTTTCACCTTCTGAGTTCGGGTGCACGAATTTAGAGGAGGATTGTGTTAACCTTGGGGGGCGTTCGTCACTTGAGAGCCTGTACCGGTAGTGGCGAAATTCGCTTCTAAGTCAGTGGCCTTCATACCACGGCACAATCATTGTAATCCGGAGATTATCAATCAAGTAAAGTTATTAAATTTctcttatttatttgatttcaaTAGCCTTATTTCTTACAAAATGTACgtattttacttatttatttattttaaacgttatttttattatcccttataatatttgttgttgttgttgttgttgttgttgttgtttttgttgttgttgttgttgttgttgttatcttTTACTAAGCATTTACTTATTTTCtaatctcttattatcttttattgggtctttatttatctatttttattttaataaatctaaaataatattagTTATATATATGATGACGTGGAAATCCTACTTGACGCTCCGAATACTCTCAAAAAAACTCTCATTTGCATCTTCCAAAGAATATGGAGTTTTTTTTAACTTTGAATCTCCAAAATCAACCCCCATGCCACAAAAGAAGCTGTGGGAGGACATACATAAATGATTATTAAAATCAAGTAAAACGAATTATATTGAAATGAAcaaatgaaacaaaaaaaacacactacaagaatttgtatttttaacgacaacctaattacgacgggtcaaaaatgcCGTCGTAAAAGggttttgcgacggggctaacaaccaaacaatgacgggaataaccgtcgcaaatgtcttttacgatgggtttacgacgaatttacgacgggatttctattaacgacggcccccttttatgacgggttcgcaacaggaaatcccgtcgttaatcaacgattattggccttttgcgacgggatttcccgtcgttaatagtacaatttcttgtagtgacagTAGACTATAAAATCAATCTTTTCTTAATTTCATCAACACATTGGATATATAGCTCAAAgaagattgatagaaaaaataagcAAAGGAATATCGTCATAACATTAAACCATTACAGAAAAAAGTTCAAAGATCATCTTAATTCTTACTGTAATAGTCAAACCATAACAGAACTCAAAGAATGAACTAAATTATGCTCCATCTGTCCGACTTCAAATGTATCACGTTCACATCCCATTAGGTAATGATATTTAACAGCTTAAGACAATCTTTAAGGAAGACTGTATTTGGCAAATTGTGAAAAGCTGGAGTACAGAACCAAACTAAATTACTAATCATTTATATTTGGCACCTCCAATTAGAAAATAAGATATGCATTATACCCAACGAACGTTGCAAATGGTGCATAAATGCTTAGATAACATAAAGAAAGAACGAAAATGATACATGCAACCTGTGGCGGCTCCAGTATGGGttcagtgggttcaactgaacccatactggaaaaaaaaaaaacattaactaGTTTCTGAAACTAGGAAATAGTTTATGTGTATTTTAGCGCTAATATTAGGCAAAGAATTAATTCTAAATCACTGGTTAGAGTAGCAAACTCACAGGGAATGGACGCAACGTCCATTCCAGCGAGATGGactttttgatttatttttcttcCTTTCTTGTTTACTTTGTTTCTCACCCCTTTAGCAATAGTTTTAAACTTTTACAAATACATATTTTTATACATTCCTATTACTATACTTCTTTCAAACTTTGAAAAGTATCTAATGCTCTAGAAAAAATGgcttttgttttattcattttctttgatttttttttttaaaattatttatctTATGTACTACGTTACGTATAAAACCTGTTATTTGCACacaaaaaatcaataaaatttgcTAATGTAAATTTTGCACCAAAATATGACATGtttttaagtttttcgaacccTTAACACAGATTTCCTGGCACCGCCACTGCATGCAACTTTTAGgctgtgtcacaatgatgatatggcatgcttatgtgtcataatttaaattgaaaactaaaatatatttaacttatataatatattatacatgtttcaaaaaaggtaggaaaatcttaatattctaatttgtctccttctttatatcgactaccttattttcatagtaaaaatattgaattgatagtaaaaatattcttaCGACActtagcctacgtggcgcctatatgcaGGGGCGGAGCCAGGATTTCACGGATAGTGGGTCACCATTCTAAGCCGCTCACCATTCTAAGCCGCTCACCATACAATCATAAATCaatgtttaaattaaaaaaaatatattaatacttaaaaaaaaaattccaaaagtAACAGTATTAATTATTACAACCAAGCTTCAAAATTACAATTGCTCTCTACGGCTTTTCATGTTTTGATATCTATTTATTATATCATCTATTATAATTCCTAAATCAACAAATTACTAATTCCTAAATCAACAAATTACTAATTCAACTATTTAaatatcaaaatcaacaaattcctaattcctcaacaattcaattcaactcaacaattcaacaattcctcaacaattcaattcaacaattcaattcctcacaaattcaattcaattcctaattcctcaacaattcaattcaattcgacATTTCAATTCCTCACAAATTCTCaaatatcacaattcacaaatatcacaattcacaaacaaTATGTAATAATGTAaatatcacaaattcacaaattaTCAACATATTACAATTTACAaattcacaaatcacaattcaattattatcaatagtttaaaatttatatgtttaataattaaaattttaatgttTGATAATTAAATTTACACAATTATACAATTTATACCTCAACTCCTCAAATCGGCTGATCCTCCTCTTTCTCGGACCCTCGTTGCGTCGCCGCGTCAGTTCTCGGCAGCTCGGCTAGTCGGCTGCTCCTCCTCTTCCTCGGACCCTCGGTGCTCGACACTTCCTCGAATCCTCGATGCCCTCGACTGCTCGGCTGCTCGGTTCCTCTAATTCTCTTCCCCGCGAGTCCGCGACCACGGTGACTCGGTTGAGACGTTGAGTCGGTTCTGCTGCGGACCTGGTGGCTGGTGGCTGGTGGGTCGGCGGCTGCGGCCTGCGTCGAAGAGAGAGGGAGAAGGTTTTTAGGTTTTGTCTTTTGGTTTCACACTTTCTGCGTTCCAGACTTccagagagaaagagagagggtgtttttgggttttcaatattttttttaaatattagtggGTCACGTGACCTAGGTTGCCCAAGCCTAGGTCCGCCActgcctatatgtaccaattaaactgcgacacgtaaaattgtgacaactaaatgttgtcgcaacttgcgacctttatcatcacccaagaaagAAAACCAAAAATTGTCCAGAAACTATCAAAACTTACAACATTGGTGAATAATTTGTTGGTTCACGAATCACTAGTCtaaattttgaagaaaaataaaaattatgtcGAATTAATTTTCCCTTGGTCCACCTAAAAATTCATGCCCCCTAAACTATTTTTCTGGTTCCCATGCTTACTTGAAAGAGCCTTCATTGAAAGTTCATTAACTACAAGCAAACAACAATACGGAAATGCGTGATATCAAACCATAATGTCAAATTTAATGCACCTCATCCACACACACACCTAACTTGCACAACATCTCGTTTTAAATACACAGCAACTAACCACTTCATGTCTACTTCAATCTCCTACCTAGCTAGCTAAAAACCAGTGTACTACAACTTGCTTGCAACATCCTCAGTTTTATTTCCCAAACTGGTCGCTAATTAAAGAAAGGGATCTTAGAGTATGGCGGAGAAGAAGCAAAAAGGAAACGTTGTGGTGTCGGAAAGGGCGGCGGTGAATGATGAAAGTGGCAGAACCACCAGCATGCGTACGGCGGAGACGCTGTTCCGGTTGTTTCCGATGGGTCTTTGTGTAACTGCTCTTATTGTCATGCTTAAGAATACTGAGACTAATGATTATGGCTCTCTTTCATACACCGATCTTGGTGCTTTCAAGTAATTACTCTCCTTCAATtaatttcccttatttttcaATATTTACAATTGTTTGGATTTTAATGACGAAATTTGCATTATTGAAGCTCAAAATTAGTTCTATATATAAAAAAGATAGGAAGAAATTAGTACAGGCGAGCTCTCACACCTCTTTATTGTTTTGTGATTTCTCATGTTAAGAGGGCATGACATATGGTAGCACATCTCGTAGTAATGTTGGATACTCATAGATAGTACCTAGCTTTTGAGCTCGTTCAATGAACGAACAATTATATAATAGTTGTTAAATCGTTTTTTAAAATGCTAATTTTATTGAGGCTTTGGGATTTTTAGTGGGAATAGAGGAATCATATAGAggtgaaagttgaaaaaaataatataaattaaatggtagaTTAATTTGAGTGTTATAGAGGGAGATAAAGCGGAAGAGattgaatgaatatatgaattaaattgtgaaatgatgttgaatgaggaagatgaaaTGAAAGAGGCGTTGAAGTTATAACATATTtcgtataacaaacaacaaaattaaaaaaaaagtaaaaaaaaaataaaaaatgaaagatATATAAGgggacacgtgtcatctaatcatctatgatttttcctttttaaatactatgCATTGATGTATTGATGAATTGCTCTATTTATATGAACTCTTTTCTGCAAATTACTTCTATTTTGAACCTTGACTTGCAATAATAATCTCGACCTTTGTCTAACTTTCCCCCAAAAGCACCAAATTATTGTACCCTTTTATTAGGTCATTGAACATTTCTAACAAAAAGTAGCCTACTGATCCATGCCATGATTATCTTATTAAAGATCGCATGTTGCaatctttatcattttcgattaAGGTATTATATGAAACTTTAAAGATTAATTAGAAGATTATAATTTGTTTAGGACATAAGTGAACTGCGCGTCGGCTATCTGTTCGGTTCTCTCTTAGGACGATCATCTAGGGTGGCAGGATCATATGAGAAACGGTGAGCCCTTCACGAACCCGTGATGGGCTGatccccccttaccccgcttcttgcgggagccttttTAAGGAATAAATGATACCCTCCGTAATTTAGAAGGTGTAACACGATGCACAGTGATtgtggtgcaccttaagaacacgaATATCTAGTTAAAAGATCATTACCTTAAGTAAAATGATCatgaatatatttatttatttatattttaaataaaaagtaaaataatatattattttttttataacaaaaaagtgaaatatatATCGCATggtcatgttcttttgcttgTATGCATATGTTTTCTTAGTAAATCATATTTATTGTGCACCATTGTTCATAGTCCACAAATTTTTATACTCTCACTGGGTATGAGTAATGACTAAtgagaggctttgagtgaaatTTCGAATTTGATTATGTGATGGGTTATTATTTCGAGTTTGACGAAATTTTGCTTCTGTCAATATAGATAGATCATGATATTATGAAGTACTAGTATAATCTTAGAAGAGCTTGAATAATGACAGTAAAAAATGACCCGTTTGTTTGAATGAATATTGGTTTGAACGTTACAGTTACTTCCTCCAGCCTTTTTTAAATGATACAATTATTTAGACGcatttgccaatgcacgattaCAAACACCAATATCTTCAATCatgaataagaaaaaaattataaaaacttgatatttaaaaagtatttattgagacgaatctaattaGACCctacacgactatgttttttcttaagtacaAATCACAAAATGAAGTTAAATGAGCTTGCATGAATAATGTCATTAACCCAAttatgtcatgtaaataagaacagatAAAGTATTTTACAGTGTCACGTAAATTATAGATTCGTGATTTTCTACTAGCTTGAATATCATACATTAAGGGCCGGAATTGATATGGTTTGGCCATTATAATAACTTTGACATATTTTTAAaggaaaaaagagagaaatggATGCTAAGTTAATTCCTAACATACATGACTAAATGCAGGTATCTAGTTCATGCAAATGGAATATGTGCGGGTTACTCTCTACTTTCTGCGGTGTTTACAGCCGTTCCTCGACCTCCCACCATCTCTCGAGCTTGGACCTTCTTCCTCCTTGACCAGGTTCGATTTTTATATAATCAatcatattattaattaatgaattatgATTGAGGATTAAACTCAATCAATGTACAACTTATTGCAACATAGTCTTGGAATTTCGATTAATTAATCTAAAAACatcttttcacttatttcatggGTATTATAGTAGTCTGAAttgtcaaaggaccaactcaaccaaaagcttaagctgcTGAGTGAAGGTct
This Spinacia oleracea cultivar Varoflay chromosome 6, BTI_SOV_V1, whole genome shotgun sequence DNA region includes the following protein-coding sequences:
- the LOC110776290 gene encoding CASP-like protein 2A1, producing the protein MAEKKQKGNVVVSERAAVNDESGRTTSMRTAETLFRLFPMGLCVTALIVMLKNTETNDYGSLSYTDLGAFKYLVHANGICAGYSLLSAVFTAVPRPPTISRAWTFFLLDQVLTYVILAAGAVSTEVVYLAYKGDTAITWSAACGTFGAFCHKATTSVILTFGVMLCYAALSLISSYRLFSRFDPPSATHDANKAAEMAAFHA